In a genomic window of Actinomycetota bacterium:
- a CDS encoding TetR/AcrR family transcriptional regulator, giving the protein MNPTEAAGLRKPGRPRDSELHDVIIHAALETFVEEGLDSASVEGIATRAGVGKATIYRRWHSKEDLISEAIFQCAEAVVAPDTGSTRGDLIALMSKLQSDLGCSIGGQIFPRMVGEVWDATPLGEAFAKAVIRPRRQLILDVLKRGAARGELRDGFDAELVADTLSGAVIVRRMVAGPEADGPSDRIEKLVALVLDGLSSRA; this is encoded by the coding sequence ATGAACCCCACCGAGGCGGCAGGGCTCAGGAAACCGGGGAGGCCCCGGGACTCCGAGCTTCACGACGTGATCATCCACGCCGCCCTGGAGACATTCGTGGAGGAAGGGCTCGACTCGGCGAGCGTCGAGGGCATCGCCACCCGGGCCGGCGTCGGAAAGGCCACGATCTACCGCAGGTGGCACTCCAAAGAGGACCTGATCAGCGAGGCGATCTTCCAGTGCGCCGAGGCGGTCGTCGCCCCGGACACCGGATCGACCAGGGGAGACCTGATCGCCCTGATGAGCAAGCTGCAGAGCGACCTCGGCTGCTCGATCGGGGGCCAGATCTTCCCCCGGATGGTCGGCGAGGTGTGGGATGCGACCCCCCTGGGCGAGGCTTTCGCCAAAGCGGTCATCAGGCCCCGGCGGCAGCTGATCCTCGACGTCCTGAAGAGGGGAGCCGCCCGGGGCGAGCTCCGTGACGGGTTCGACGCCGAGCTGGTAGCCGACACGCTGTCGGGGGCCGTGATCGTCCGGAGAATGGTGGCGGGGCCGGAGGCCGACGGGCCGTCCGACCGGATCGAAAAGCTGGTCGCCCTCGTCCTCGACGGGCTGTCCAGCCGGGCTTAG
- a CDS encoding MFS transporter, with amino-acid sequence MDSSKAYARRWWTLVVLSLSLVVIGLDNTILNVALPTLVRELSATQSDLQWMIDSYVLIFAGLLLTMGSFGDRFGRKRALLIGLVIFGVASFGSSMATSATQLIAGRAVMGIGAALIMPSTLSIITTIFTGKELGKAIGIWAGVAGIGIVGGPVIGGWLLEHFWWGSVFLVNIPIVAVALALALWLIPESKDPKATPLDLVGAGLSIAALVTLVYGLIEAPQHGWTGDETLIALGIGFVLLAAFVFWEIRTPHPMLQMSFFRNRRFSVANFSITLTFFALFGSVFMMTQHLQFVLGFTPLEAGTRVMPVATMIISAPLSAKLAEKFGTKLIVALGLFTVAGAFLLFSTLEVTGYTRIGIGLAVLGFGMGLVMAPATESIMASVPLAKAGVGSAMNDTTREVGGALGVAVLGSVFSSAYATEVAPALGGLPAGLAGQARDSIGAATIIAGQLGGQAGQALAAASKIAFVDSLSSTLLIAAGIAAVGAVVTLLLLPSRGEAHEGAEEREREPLSPLLEAEMALDSVIGLPEPVVTRTAPPIRQAEPSAIQSALTQLPFQAGTGTVRGNLEDFGLVAMEHYGNGGGHPGAAAPDLRPLAGYLLLEQRFDRINSAIDPHHAAYMLVGAIAAKAKEEPGHRITDAGGDGDFLAEAVGILVDGIGLREVVPTP; translated from the coding sequence GTGGACTCAAGCAAGGCATACGCAAGACGCTGGTGGACGTTGGTGGTGCTCAGTTTGAGCCTTGTAGTCATCGGCCTGGACAACACCATTCTCAACGTCGCGTTGCCCACCCTTGTGCGCGAACTTTCTGCAACCCAGAGCGACCTGCAGTGGATGATCGACTCCTACGTCCTGATCTTCGCCGGACTGCTGCTTACGATGGGCAGCTTCGGCGACCGGTTCGGGCGCAAGCGGGCGCTGCTGATCGGCCTGGTCATCTTCGGTGTTGCGTCGTTCGGGTCATCCATGGCGACCTCCGCGACGCAGTTGATCGCCGGGCGGGCGGTCATGGGCATCGGCGCTGCGCTGATCATGCCGTCGACCCTCTCAATCATCACCACGATCTTCACCGGCAAGGAGCTGGGCAAAGCCATCGGCATCTGGGCCGGTGTCGCCGGAATCGGCATCGTCGGCGGCCCTGTAATCGGCGGGTGGCTGCTCGAGCACTTCTGGTGGGGATCGGTTTTCCTCGTCAACATCCCGATCGTGGCCGTGGCGCTGGCCCTCGCCCTCTGGCTGATCCCCGAGTCGAAGGACCCCAAAGCCACCCCGCTGGACCTCGTGGGTGCCGGGTTGTCGATAGCCGCCCTGGTCACCCTGGTCTACGGCCTCATCGAGGCCCCCCAGCACGGCTGGACCGGGGACGAGACGTTGATCGCGCTCGGGATCGGCTTCGTCCTCCTGGCGGCGTTCGTCTTCTGGGAGATCCGCACGCCCCACCCGATGCTTCAGATGAGCTTCTTCCGCAACCGGCGGTTTTCGGTCGCCAACTTCTCGATCACGCTCACCTTCTTCGCCCTGTTCGGCAGCGTCTTCATGATGACCCAGCACCTGCAGTTCGTTCTCGGGTTCACCCCCCTGGAGGCGGGGACCCGGGTGATGCCGGTGGCGACGATGATCATCAGCGCTCCCCTCAGCGCCAAGCTGGCGGAGAAGTTCGGGACCAAGCTGATCGTCGCCCTCGGCCTGTTCACGGTCGCCGGGGCGTTCCTTCTGTTCTCGACCCTCGAGGTCACCGGGTACACCCGGATCGGCATCGGCCTGGCGGTCCTCGGATTCGGCATGGGGCTGGTGATGGCCCCGGCGACGGAGTCGATCATGGCTTCGGTGCCGCTGGCCAAGGCCGGCGTCGGATCGGCCATGAACGACACCACCCGGGAGGTCGGCGGCGCCCTGGGCGTCGCGGTCCTGGGCAGCGTCTTCTCGTCCGCTTACGCAACCGAGGTCGCCCCCGCACTCGGCGGGCTTCCGGCGGGGCTGGCCGGCCAGGCCAGGGACTCCATCGGCGCCGCGACGATCATCGCCGGGCAGCTCGGCGGGCAGGCCGGGCAGGCCCTGGCGGCCGCTTCCAAGATTGCTTTCGTAGACAGCCTGAGCTCCACGCTGCTTATCGCTGCCGGCATCGCCGCAGTCGGAGCCGTGGTTACCTTGCTGCTTCTTCCGTCCCGCGGCGAGGCACACGAAGGCGCCGAAGAGCGGGAGCGGGAGCCGCTGTCTCCCCTGCTGGAGGCCGAGATGGCTCTGGACTCGGTCATCGGCTTGCCGGAGCCGGTCGTCACCCGCACGGCGCCCCCCATCCGGCAGGCCGAGCCCTCGGCAATCCAGTCGGCCCTCACCCAGTTGCCGTTCCAGGCGGGAACTGGGACGGTCCGGGGCAACCTGGAGGACTTCGGGCTGGTGGCGATGGAGCATTACGGCAACGGCGGCGGCCACCCCGGGGCGGCCGCTCCGGACCTGCGTCCGCTGGCCGGATACCTGCTTCTGGAGCAGCGCTTCGACCGGATCAACTCGGCGATCGACCCCCACCACGCCGCCTACATGCTGGTCGGCGCGATCGCAGCGAAGGCCAAGGAGGAGCCCGGGCATCGCATTACGGATGCCGGCGGCGACGGCGACTTCCTGGCCGAAGCGGTGGGAATACTTGTTGACGGCATCGGCCTCCGGGAGGTAGTACCGACGCCATGA
- a CDS encoding methyltransferase domain-containing protein — protein MNVTESDKLFAGSIPQLYEQYLVPLIFAPYAKDLAQRMAAHPVERVLEIAAGTGVLTRSLASVLPEAVAITATDLNQPMLDLAASLGTSRPVEWRHADALNLPFAGRMFDAVACQFGIMFMPDKVKAFSEVKRVLKPGGVLLFSVWDRIEYNELADVVTDAVASLFPDDPPQFLARTPHGYHDRAKIESDLAEGGFANKPSIVTRAARSPARTARDPAVAYCEGTPLRNEIEERDASRLSEATDEAARAVEERFGPGPIDAKIQAHIVTIQA, from the coding sequence ATGAACGTCACCGAGAGCGACAAGCTTTTCGCCGGCTCAATCCCCCAGCTTTACGAGCAGTACCTGGTCCCACTGATCTTTGCGCCGTACGCCAAGGACCTTGCGCAGCGCATGGCCGCCCACCCCGTGGAGCGGGTCCTCGAAATCGCAGCCGGGACGGGGGTGCTCACCCGCAGCCTGGCGTCGGTGTTGCCGGAAGCCGTCGCCATCACCGCGACCGACCTGAACCAGCCGATGCTCGACTTGGCCGCCTCCCTCGGCACGAGCCGGCCGGTGGAGTGGCGCCACGCGGATGCCCTGAACTTGCCCTTTGCCGGCCGGATGTTCGACGCCGTAGCCTGCCAGTTCGGCATCATGTTCATGCCGGACAAAGTGAAGGCGTTCTCCGAGGTCAAAAGGGTGCTCAAGCCCGGCGGGGTTCTGTTGTTCAGCGTCTGGGACCGCATCGAGTACAACGAGCTGGCCGACGTGGTGACCGATGCCGTCGCAAGCCTCTTCCCCGATGACCCGCCGCAGTTCCTGGCGAGGACGCCTCACGGCTACCACGACCGGGCGAAGATCGAGAGCGACCTGGCCGAGGGCGGGTTTGCCAACAAGCCGTCGATCGTCACCCGGGCAGCCCGCAGTCCGGCCCGGACCGCCCGCGACCCGGCGGTTGCCTACTGCGAGGGGACGCCGCTGCGCAACGAGATCGAGGAAAGGGACGCGTCGAGGCTGTCCGAGGCAACGGATGAAGCAGCCAGAGCGGTCGAGGAGCGGTTCGGGCCGGGTCCCATCGACGCCAAGATCCAGGCCCACATCGTCACGATCCAGGCCTGA